The window TAGTttattaagattttaaagaTGCCCAATGATGTAGTTCAGCAAGGGAAGGATTAAGTGGGATCATTCTCGTTGGAACTAGGAATAGCTCTGGTTGAAAAAACATAGGGCCTCAAACCTTAGAATTGTGAACCCCTCACAAGAAATAGGTAATCTTGAAATACTGTTCATTGCCTAGTTATGACCAACTTGCATGCTTCATACAGAGGCGCTACCGTGATATTTACCCTTCCACACGTTAGTACCCCATTGACTTTTTCCAAGGACGACCCTTTGACCGTTAGTTAATTTTTCCTAGGTACATTAAAGCTCTAGAACCTCTGAATCCAGTGAGACCTTGATATTTTCCAGATGTATTAATTCGCTTATTTGGCCTGCTATTATACTAAATCTCTGCTTGGGCTTGCTGAGCTTTTGGCCTACAAGATTAAAGTATTCACCAATTTAGTCTTTTCAATTCCTATCCCTCTGCTATGCGTAGGAAGACAAACAGTACCTCATTTAACCAAATGTGCTTAAATTTGCCAGCTATGAGCTACCCCACGCCAAACAAATTTCCTCTGAATCTCCTGGACACTACGCATTTAATTATTCATCACTGTTTAAAGTGGAATAATTGTGTACAATAATAATTTATCCAAATCAATGGTTTTAGCTATCTTGTAAATAGAGATTTTGAGTTTAACTCCAACATCACAACAGGTAGACAGTTCTTTTATGCTTATGTTATGTTCCATCCTGGTATTCAATGTCTAGTAATCTTTTGTACATTAATCAGATTCAAACATTGGATAAAAGCGTCTCCATGGCTTAGTGGTAGAAATCCTAGGGAGCAAATAATGCCTGTGGATGGTGATGATGGTGTTTTTCCGACCACTGGAAATGAGTTGGTAAGAGTAAATCTTTGCATTTGATTACTGTGATTTGAGATATTCCTGTTTTCTAAAACTATGCAATTTGCAGAAACCGGAAGTGGTCAATTCGAGTCGTAAATATCGTGTACGTGTCCTTGTGTGTGCTCCTTCAAACTCTGCACTCGATGAGATTGTTTTGCGTGTTCTAAACAatggtacaattttttttttcccagcaTCCACATAATCTAGCATGATCCTTATCTTTGGCAACCGGAGTACATGTACACTACATTTGCATTTCTTTCCagaacgtttatatgtttttaaaaaaattctcttGTTAGCTTGATTATTGAGTAGGAAACACATACATGTATAGAAATTATCCTGAGGTTAATAATAAGTAAACACTATGAATATTGCTTGCTGTGTAAATTTGATTCATGTTCCGATAGTATAATGCAGTAGTAGTAAATCATTGACTGTTTCTTATAAAAATTGTAAGTTGCGGGGGTGTTAGTGGAAACCCAGTCAAAACCGGTAGAAGAGCGAAAGGGAGCATTGGTTTGACAATAATGCCGCTTGAAAAGAGTACATGCTATGCACACAATGAACTTTTACAGCAATAATAACAGATTGGACAAGAAGGACCACATTGATGTGTGGAGGACCAACACGATGACTCTTAAAATGTCAGAGactatttgtaataaaaaccaaaaattaaatagTTCATTTTAAGACATTGTACTTCTGCATGCTTATAATTACGAaatttaaatgttatttttttaagaaacaccGTCTATGGAAGTAATAAAGAAAAAGGTCGATAGCCTTTTAAAAAAATCCAATACTTCCGTTATCATcaagaaaataaacttgaagcATGACTTTGATTTATTATTCTAAGAAAAGAGTTTATGATGCTGATCGCACACCAACAAAATGCGTTAAGAACCTTAAGATAGCAGGTCATCAACACGTTAACCCATTTGTATGACCAAATGAATGAAACTCGAGGACATGTCATGTAGAGTTTTTTAGGtccaataaaattataaaaacacaaCACTAAGGGCATAGTGGATAGATCATATAAGGGCATAGTCCACATATATATGGGTTAGGATCAGGGGACACCCAGCATGGCCTCAATATTGAGAAGTTGAATTTCTGATTATTGGTACTTGGTGTTTGGTTCCTCCTGCATTTGTTATGGTCTTTTCACATGAACATAGTTCTATTGATTTTCCATCCAGATGCAATAGTTCGTTCAAATGTATTCTGGTTTATTTCAGGAGTGCGTGATGAAAGTGACCATTCGTATAGCCCCAAAATTGTGCGGATTGGTCTTAAGGAACATCATTCTGTCCGTGCAGTCTCCATGAATGAACTGGTGTGTATTTGGCGGTAAATGAGGCAACATTGAGTTTCACTCTATAATTATTATCATCCTTGAACTAAGAGTACATGTAAATATTACTCATAATGTGTACAAggtaaaccaaaccaaaaggtGATTAATTTTAGTATACATCATTAACAGGCCTTTTAAAGGTTTATTTACTAAAATGGTTAAAATCGAAGGGTAATTAAATCGCAGATACTAGGGGCAGTTCCCCAGTTTTCTAGAAGAACCTAAGATTATGGTGAATAGTCTGTTAAGGAACACTGGGCTTTATGAGTCCCAAAACCTGCCCGATTGTGAAGCTCATTCAAAAAAATAACAGACGGAGCCTTATGTAGAGGCTTTATCAATCCCAAAACCTGCCCAGTGGATGATTATTTGTCAAAGCACGGAGTTACACACTCCAAGCTCTTTTATAGTACGTAGAGTTAGTTTTTTCCTTACTCTTAACAGATTAACAAGTAAACTACCTTCCCATCAAATTTATTCTGGAAACCACCCCTTGCTTATCCTTGAAAGCCTAAGCCCTCTCTGTGCACTATATGGGAAGTCAGCATTTGTCCTGCTATTTAGATCCTTGATTCCAGACGATACCGCTTTCCATCCACTAGATGGGTTCCCCTGATGGTCTTTTCAATTACTCTGGAAAGAAGTTTACTCAAAGCCCATAGGCCAATTGATAAAAAGatatataatacacacacacacacacatacatacatatatatatttgtatatttgtCAATTTACTTACGACTTCTGATAACAAAACATAGTAGAAGCTTCCCTACATTATAGTTGGTTGTGTTGTGTTGCTTGAACTTGATAAGAAAAGGTCTAAGGTAATATGTGTTTCTTGAAGTTGACCGAAAGATTCTTGTTGCAGGTAGAACGGAAGAAAGGAAGTATAGGAGGTGGTAAAGGCAGAGATGGAGGTGCTGAAAGGTTTCGAGCAGAAATTTTGGAGGAGTCTGTAATTGTATGCTACTTTGCATTTTGTTATAACTCAAGATTTAGACGTTTAGTTTCGCTTGTAATGTATGTATACATGGCAGGTGTTTTCTACCCTTAGCTTTAGTGGTTCAAGTCTTTTCAGCAAATGGAATCGAGATTTTGATGTTGTTATAATAGATGAAGCTGCACAAGCTGTAAGTTCATGTAATCcgttattttatctttttatagtTCCTAGTTTGTACCTTTACTCCTTTCCCTCTTTCCTTTCTTGAAGACATTCTAAATGCGGAAGTGTAActgtatatattaattaatgaattcatcatccattaggattattaatttcataaatcttatttgtttttcattacTTATGTTTAGGCAGTCTATGTCCATGACCAATCTAGAGTATATAAATTGAGGGGCTCGCCCCTTGAGTAGTGCCCTTATGGGCAGGCTGCTCCATGGTGGACATGACTGCAGCCTCCACTCTTTATTTCTGAAAGTCTTTGTTTTTTAGTTGATTTGAAGTTTGAGTTTTCAACTCTTAAAACTTGGAGACGCCATGTTTTCAAAGTGTTGGCCATTGAGCACTGTTTATATGgtgtatatttatttttgggatGAATGAGGTTCTTTTTCTGTAATTGAAAAACTGTGATGGCTGTGCTTGATGGCATTATCTGTAAGGAGGAGATAAACAAATGTTTCGACAATCGAGACTATAATCAGAAGTGTTCAAGAGTAAACCGTTAGTATGGCTCATGAAAGCTTTATGTGTAACCTTTTTGTATGTCTTTCAAATTTATTGTCTTACGCAACTGTTCTGGTATcgtagcaaaagaaaaaaaaaattaactaccCTGATTGAATGGCTGGTCAAATAAGGTTACCACTACTtgtcttatttatttgttttcagcTGAAGACAATGCAATACTAAATATAAACTAGGAATTTATGGCTCTTGATAATTCTTGGGAGTGTTTATTCTTGTGTATGATTCTGTAAAGTTTCATCAACTGGAATAAAGTCTAATCGACTTCATGTTATGTATGATATAGGTGGAACCAGCGACTCTTGTTCCATTGACAAATGGATGCAAACAAGTATTTCTGGTAAATTATAATGCTATTACAGGGCTTTCTCATAATTTACCTTGTGTTATCAATTTACTTTATACTGTGCACCAATACTTGTGCTTAATATTTAGGCTTCAAGCCATTCTTAATTCTGAATTTTTAACGTTTAGATCGGTGACCCGGTTCAACTGCCAGCTACTGTAATTTCAACCGTTGCTAATAAACTCGGGTAAACTACGATATTGTGATGTATTTTCTCTGTCATTTTATTGAGTTATTGGTTAAATATCTGATTCTCTCACACTTGTTTTCCTGATTGAAGGTATGGAACGAGTTTGTTTGAGAGATTTCAGAGAGCTGGCTATCCAGTGACCATGCTGAAGATGCAGTATCGAATGCATCCAGAGGTTAGATCAGAAACATCCAACAAAgtttattgaaaaatattttatgttGATGACCCATATTCTAATAACTTAGCTTCTGATAAACGTGGTGCACTCTTTCCTTCTATCTCGATGTTGCATTAGCTCAATGTCGCCTTTGATCTCTCCTCTGCAATATACTCCACGTCTCTTCTCTTCATGAGTGATTCTCATCGTTGAGATCTGTAACTTTTCTCGGGGGACAAATCTCCCATCACTTCTGCCGGGCAACCCTCTATTCCATCTAGCAGTATTTTCTTGTTGTAGATACCAATTGAACTTCGGTGACAACTTCCCATGGTCGGTGCCCGGGATTATGCTTGCCGAGGTTGTTGGTGCGGTTGTCAGTTCTGGCAACAAACCAGGCAGAACCGTGCCTGACAACCGGCAGCATAATGGGCTGGAACCGTGCCCAGCTCTAAGTTAGAGTACATGGTCCATtaaaaatgaatgtgaaagTAATAACTATTATTGAATGAATAAGACATAACAATGTGAACTTCGTCTGGGCCTCAAATAAGAAGCATAGTAAATAATTTTATATCTATGATCCTGTATTCAGTTTTATTTGATATTAGACTCTCTGTGTGTCTCTCTCCCTATTTCATATTTCATAATTGGTAGGTTTACATTTCTATGTCTTTTATTTAGGTACTTGATTTTTGTCCATTTTTAAAATTGGAATTATGGCTCTTCTGTGGATATTTCAAAAccttatatattaaataaaaaattcctgTGCAGATTAGGAGCTTTCCTTCTGCAGAGTTTTACTCGGAGTCATTGGAGGATGGTCCTAATATTATAGAGCAGACACAACGTTCTTGGCATGATTATCGATGCTTTGGACCCTTCTGCTTTTTTGACATGCATCAAGGGAAGGAATCCAAGCCCGAAGGAAGTGGTAGATCTGTTGTGAATGTTGCTGAGGTTGATTTTATCATGCTCTTGTATCATAATTTAGTGGATAAATATCCAGAGCTTAAATCAAGTCAGCGGTTCACGATTATATCCCCGTATCGTGGACAAGTAACTCTCTTGAAAGAACGTTTCAGAAGTACTTTCGGAGTGGAGTCTGACACATTCGTGGATATTACTACTATTGATGGTTGCCAGGTATCGTGACTCATTCTTTTATGGATTCCTTTGGAATTCTTCTCATTGCTAATAGACTTTGTTTTCTATTCAAAAGGTGATCAgacgtttttatttttaatactttgGAAGTTTTCAAGATCAGTTTTTTTGGTTGATGTAATACCGTGTTATGTAGAGCTGTCTAGATGTCAGAGTATCTAATTTTATGTTGCATAGATTTGTCAAGGTGCACGATATCTCATAATTTTCATCGAATTATACCACAAAATATGATATAAACGATGACGAGGAGGAAAAAGGGGTGGGAGGAGCTAATGTGACTGTTGGGGTATTTGTTAAACAGAAACATCAAATATTTTAACATTGGGGGTTATTACTGACACTGCACTCCTCAAGGTGCAATTTCTCTCTTATGGTTTAATAAGATACGGGTGCACAATGACCTTTTTGAAGTGCGAATAACTTCTCCCTGAACTTTTAGAGACAATTTTTTCCTATTATTCAACTTgcgaaaattgaaatgtttgaaTAAATGATCTTTTAATGTTTTTCTCAGGGACGTGAAAAGGATGTTGCAATATTTTCATGTGTCAGGACAAACGAACATGGAAAAATTGGGTTTCTGTCTGATTTTCGGCGAATGAATGTTGCGATCACTAGAGCAAAATCTTCTGTCTTGGTCTGTTATCGTTCGAAGTTAAGAATGAAGTGTCAAGTACTGTCTTACTTCATGTAATATGCATTTACATATTGACCTCTTCTGTTAATCAGGTAGTGGGATCTGCATCAACATTAAGGAAGCGCGATGAGCATTGGAATAACCTTATCGAAAGCGCTGAAAAGAGGGATCGTTTGCTTAAGGTGAATATTCTTCCTGAGAACATGAAATCACACACTATTCATCACACCTCGTGCTCAATTTGGCCACACATCTGCTGTGATTGATTCATGTGTTTGGTTTTGTCCAACTGCATATGACGGTTCATGTTGCTAATATAGAATCGTAGGTTGAGCATCACACCAAGTTCTTAAATTTCTAGGTTCCACAACTTTTATGTTTTAGGCCGATTTTCCGTAACTTGTGGTGAGTAAGCTAGAGGAATAAATTGGTCCATGCATCATTTAGTATCAACTGCAACAAGCGCTACGTCAAGAACTTTACCACATCTCTCttcattttattgttctttTGTTTCTCTCAGACATTGAATTTACTACATCTCTCTCCATTTTATTGTTCTTTTGTTTCTCTCAGACATCAAATCTGTCATCTCGTTCCAGCCCAATCATCTCTTTCCAGCCCAATACTGATCATTTATATGTATTCACAAACTTCTGATTCAATCGTATGACGTGTTCTGGCGATTTCTGTATTTGTAATGCAGGTCTCACAGCCATACGCTTCATTTTTCAGTGATGAGAATCTGGAAACCATGGCTATCAAGAAAGAATTCTCATTGGAGGAGGTTGAGAATGATGAGGTGGATAACTATGCAGGTTCATACAATTTTGGGGGTGCCGACCCGGCGGAGGGAGAGGAGAACGATGATGGAGACGGGGGTATGGACATGGATGATGGAGGCAACGGCGATGACTGAGTATCGATATGACAATGTTGCTTAGGTCATATGCACCTGTGCGAGATGAAAGTCTCATGCACCGTTTTGAATGAGAAAGAAGTGAGGAATTCTCTTTTCGACTCTGACCCCCACTCCGgttgtttttctttctattaCTTCAAAAGGAGCTGCTTCAGCTTCAGCCACCCTAATTCTTTATATTCGTTTGGGAGGGAGACTTCTTGTGTAAGTTAAACTACCGTCAGCTATTTAGATGCGTCAAGCCCCCCCTACATATACCGATTACTATTACAATGGAAAACATAGTTTTGTCTTAACTTTTATGCCGGTTATACCAACTACTATTACTGTCtcgtcttcacttgtaagtgatacGTATCAAGTTTGACTTATATGGATGTGTGGCCGCTCAAGCCTTCATTCCTTTagatataaaataaatagtatcaaaaAAATTTGTACTGGTTTTCACTAACATTGCTATTTAGGAGTTGTATTTTGTCTTATACGTAGAATTAACGTTTCTGATCAGAAACGTTAAGTTTTCTACTAAAGTTTAAGTGACAACCGTTACTGTTTCTTATAAGAATAGAAAATTAAGGATGTGTTTGTTTGCCTTCACTAATTCTtcttggactggactggactagatATTAGTCCAATACCGTGTTTGTTACACGTAGGAATAGATTTAATGAGATTAGAGCCAACTCGTCCCAACTAAGTCCTTCGTTAGaaggtcttagtgagaccccccaataagCACGGGATTGCTAAAACCGTTCGCGTCCTCGTCCAGTTGTTCTCCTACATCACTGAAAACGAGATGTATTCGTTTTCGGCTTTGCACTTCTTCAACTTCATAAAGGACGAGAGCGAACCCGAGTCTATCGTAGAAAGCTCTTCACTGCTGGCAGCATGGCCATTCACGTCGATTGGAGGAGAGGATGAGGGTGGGTCATCGGAGAAGAGAGGTTGGATGAAGAGACGATGGTGGGCTTGCGATTGGATGTTTGATTCGGAGATGGAGGATTGCAATTACGCAGAGGTCTCATAGATTGATTCACTTCTTTGcaagtggtaaaaatcctaCCACTCTCAACATCAGCATGTTTGAATCTAAATTAGTTTGCCAGCTAGAATCAATTGGCCAACTAGTCAAATCCAGTTCGCTGGTCTAGTCTAATCCATTCCTGTCTAGTCTAGTCTAGTTCGCTATAATTGCTATTTTGCTTGAAAGCTCGCTTGAATTGTCTTGCCTTATCGGCCTAATAGAGCTTGCATTCGCATCTACTTGTTGGCAACTCATGTCGTGTACCGCCATGAATTTGACATATGGTGTTGGAATATTAGTTATTATTTGATTGTCTAGGTTTGGGTCACACCTATCTGATTAGGATTCTTTAGATTCTGCATTCTATAAACATAGCTTGTAGTTTAGTATGAGAATTAAGTCAGTTAAGATGTAGGCCTTAGTTTGTAGCCGTCTCTGCATTCTTATTGTTTTCCTGTTAATAATattcataatttataaattgtttGTTCTTACGTTAGATGCTCTGATTTTTAACTGCATGCACATTCTCTAACTACATGCACATAAGGCCCTTTATGGCCTAAAGCAGGCCTCTCGTGCCTAGTTTCAGAGGTTTAGTTCTTTTATTATCAATTTTGGTTTCCTTCAAAGCCCGGCTGATAATTCTGTGTTCGTTGTTATGGGTAGTGATCCCTCTGCTTTTctttccaattaaaaaaaattaggtgttgaatttgatttaaaaGACTTGGGCAAGCTGCTATTTTCTTCGGATATTCATCTCACCCAGACAAGAAGGGAGACTTGCTTGATTGTTTTGACACGAACATGTGGTACTGAGTTGGCTGGTCCATGTTTCTATCGCTATTGTGGTGGATGTCTTCAATATCTCACCATGACATGCCCCGACGTCTCCTTTGCCGTGCACAACGTTGCTCAAATCATGGGTCGTCCtacttctttgcatttggaggCAGTTAAACATATTTTGTGTTACTTAAAACGTACTTATGGTCATGGTTTGCCAACATGATGTTGTgatgcttcttcttctctttcagTTTACTCTAACGCAGATTGGGCAGCTTGTTCGGACACCCGTCATTTTGTCACAGGTTTTGGTATCGTCCTGGGTTCTAACTTGATCACATGGTGTTATAAGAAACAACGAACAGCCTCTTGGTTAAGTACTGAAGCAAAGTATCGTGCCCTTGTTTATGGATGTGCAGATTCGATTTGGATATTTGGTCTTTTAAGTGAGCTGTGGGTTCCTATTCCTCgtccaatttttttctaatgtgATAACTGGCAGCGATATATATAGTTGTTTGAATTGTACTCCATTCATGATTTGAATTGTACTAGCGTGATATGTTCTTGTTGATGTTGGACTATCAGAAACTTCACATGATGCACTTTTTTGGAAGAGATTTTGTAACAACAATTGTGGTAGTTTTCACGTATTCTTCATCTTTTAATTATAAGGAATGTATGTCATCTATTCTCATGACAAAGTGGGCAAATTATATAACTAAAGGTTGCAAGAGGAAAccaaatttcattaaagttgGTAATTATAACAACAATTGTGTTACTTCATTATAGTTGGTAATTTATATTGCATAATAAAGGTTGCAAGAGGAAACCATATTTCATTAAAGCAGTTACAAGAGCAGTAACATATTactatatttatataatatatagtatTATATAGGTAATCGATCATATTAGAAGTTGTTGCCAACTAAGTTTCGACAACTCTTATTTCAAGGAATTATCTAGCTCATATTGACTCAATTTTGACGGATAATTGGTGCGGGTGGTCGCAAATTGTTCAaacttggtggtggtggtggaggaggattGTTTCGACTTGGGGATGGTGGTGGGGGAGGATTGTTTCGACTTACtaaaggtggtggtggtggaggaggattGTTTCGACTTGGGGATGGTGGTGGGGGAGGATTGTTTCGACTTGGGGATGGTGGTGGGGGAGGATTGTTTCGACTTActaagggtggtggtggtggaggaggattGTTTCGACTTGGGGATGGTGGTGGGGGAGGATTGTTTCGACTTActaagggtggtggtggtgggggaggATTGTTTCGACTTActaagggtggtggtggtggaggaggattGTTTCGACTTGGGGATGGTGGTGGGGGAGGATTGTTTCGACTTGGGGATGGTGGTGGGGGAGGATTGTTTCGACTTActaagggtggtggtggtggaggaggattGTTTCGACTTGGGGATGGTGGTGGG of the Pyrus communis chromosome 1, drPyrComm1.1, whole genome shotgun sequence genome contains:
- the LOC137740863 gene encoding probable helicase MAGATAMA 3, with the translated sequence MAVDKDKLQEDGAIARFYRIILSWDYFRLRKEANKLKDKQQKSKGEEIVYEGLGIAKVKGTYKDVDDYISTYEPLLFEEVKAQILQEKDLDELEDPRENLVVEYTDVDGFHLATLTRDQGDLEESGSITQNDLLLLSGQKLQWVTDGKEKYIQPPSTKHPRDYAFALVESRQASSFRIRMYLGGEVTNLETDAVECPRLLNVKSLVTSTERRFFYTLKICSLSTIAREYVALRSIGSLPFKDIILGAAEKNINSEGQAWKISGPLQEYIKENLNESQQNAIQAGLSRKPFILIQGPPGTGKTQTILGLLSAILHATPARMNSRGESTIKRRPKLSREEKFKHWIKASPWLSGRNPREQIMPVDGDDGVFPTTGNELKPEVVNSSRKYRVRVLVCAPSNSALDEIVLRVLNNGVRDESDHSYSPKIVRIGLKEHHSVRAVSMNELVERKKGSIGGGKGRDGGAERFRAEILEESVIVFSTLSFSGSSLFSKWNRDFDVVIIDEAAQAVEPATLVPLTNGCKQVFLIGDPVQLPATVISTVANKLGYGTSLFERFQRAGYPVTMLKMQYRMHPEIRSFPSAEFYSESLEDGPNIIEQTQRSWHDYRCFGPFCFFDMHQGKESKPEGSGRSVVNVAEVDFIMLLYHNLVDKYPELKSSQRFTIISPYRGQVTLLKERFRSTFGVESDTFVDITTIDGCQGREKDVAIFSCVRTNEHGKIGFLSDFRRMNVAITRAKSSVLVVGSASTLRKRDEHWNNLIESAEKRDRLLKVSQPYASFFSDENLETMAIKKEFSLEEVENDEVDNYAGSYNFGGADPAEGEENDDGDGGMDMDDGGNGDD